Proteins encoded within one genomic window of Bacillus sp. 1NLA3E:
- a CDS encoding acetyl-CoA C-acetyltransferase encodes MREAVIVDGARTPVGRAKKGTLAQVRPDDLGAIVVKETLRRAGNYQGDIDDLIIGCAMPEAEQGMNMARNIGALAGLPYSVPAITINRYCSSGLQAIAYAAERIMIGHADTVIAGGAESMSLVPMMGHVVRPNAKLAESAPEYYMSMGHTAEEVAKKYGISREDQDAFAVRSHQRAAKAIQAGKFVDEIVPVHATIRSVGNDHKLIEKNLLFSQDEGVRVGTNMEALAKLRPAFSVTGSVTAGNASQTSDGAAAVMVMDREKAETLGLKPLAKFRSFAVGGVPPEVMGIGPIVAIPKALKNAGLELADIGLIELNEAFASQSLQIIRELGLDDEKVNVNGGAIALGHPLGCTGAKLTLSLIHEMKRRNEQFGIVTMCIGGGMGAAGVFELL; translated from the coding sequence ATGAGAGAAGCGGTAATTGTTGATGGAGCGCGGACCCCAGTAGGAAGAGCAAAAAAGGGTACGCTTGCCCAAGTCCGTCCGGATGATTTAGGAGCCATTGTTGTAAAAGAGACATTGAGACGTGCTGGAAATTATCAAGGAGATATCGATGATTTAATTATTGGCTGTGCGATGCCTGAGGCAGAACAAGGAATGAATATGGCCCGAAATATTGGAGCATTAGCTGGTTTACCCTATTCAGTCCCAGCGATTACGATCAATCGTTATTGTTCATCCGGATTACAGGCAATTGCTTATGCAGCGGAAAGAATTATGATTGGTCATGCTGATACGGTAATAGCTGGTGGTGCAGAATCGATGAGTTTGGTCCCGATGATGGGCCACGTTGTTCGACCAAATGCAAAACTGGCCGAATCAGCACCTGAATACTATATGAGTATGGGACATACCGCTGAGGAAGTTGCCAAAAAATATGGCATCTCGCGTGAGGATCAGGATGCTTTTGCAGTGCGTAGCCACCAAAGGGCAGCTAAAGCCATCCAAGCAGGGAAATTTGTTGATGAAATCGTTCCGGTACATGCAACGATCCGCTCTGTCGGAAATGATCATAAGTTAATTGAGAAAAACCTTTTATTCAGTCAAGATGAAGGTGTTCGAGTGGGGACAAATATGGAAGCGCTAGCAAAACTTCGGCCGGCCTTCTCGGTAACAGGGAGTGTAACGGCAGGAAATGCCTCTCAAACGAGTGATGGGGCTGCCGCAGTGATGGTTATGGATCGTGAAAAGGCTGAAACTTTGGGTTTAAAACCATTGGCAAAGTTTAGATCATTTGCCGTTGGAGGTGTTCCCCCTGAAGTAATGGGAATTGGCCCCATAGTGGCCATTCCTAAAGCCCTTAAAAATGCCGGTCTGGAGTTAGCGGATATTGGTCTAATTGAATTGAACGAAGCTTTTGCTTCGCAATCCTTGCAAATCATCCGGGAGCTAGGACTTGATGACGAAAAAGTAAATGTAAATGGTGGAGCGATCGCTCTTGGACACCCGCTAGGATGTACTGGTGCGAAGCTAACCCTATCACTCATTCACGAGATGAAACGACGTAATGAGCAATTTGGTATTGTGACGATGTGCATTGGCGGTGGAATGGGTGCAGCTGGAGTCTTTGAACTTTTATAA
- a CDS encoding acyl-CoA dehydrogenase family protein, which translates to MSNQTERLIKGGSFLIEDIAYDRVWTLEDLTDEQKMIAKTTEDFVKNEVLPEVEYLENHEFNRTVRLLKEAGELGLLGADVPEEYGGLGLDKISSSLITEKMARAGGFSLSHGAHVGIGSLPIVLFGNEEQKQKYLPKLANGEMLAAYALTEPGSGSDALGAKTSANLNQEGTHFILNGEKQWITNSGFADVFIVYAKIDGEHFTAFIVDRDFPGVSTGAEEKKMGIKSSSTRTLILQDVPVPKENLLGEPGKGHVIAFNILNIGRYKLGVGVVGGAKRAFELAVQYANMRQQFKTPISQFNLTKEKLATMATKIYAAETSVYRTVGLYEERMGQLTEEQVKNPKEVAISISEYAIECSLNKFFASEVLDYVVDEGVQIHGGYGFIQEYEIERAYRDSRINRIFEGTNEINRLLVPGTFIRKALKGELPLLQKAQVLQEELMMLIPVEPGDEPLAQEKYLVGNAKKIGLLAIGLAAQKFGRELEKEQEILANIADIVSSAYAMESVVLRTEKAIAKTGVEKSKQKLLYTQIFCQEAFNKIEQDAKETLIAVEKGDTLRMLISSLRKYTRHTPINVIEKKREVADRLIEAEKYSV; encoded by the coding sequence ATGTCAAATCAAACTGAACGGTTAATTAAGGGTGGAAGCTTTTTAATTGAAGATATTGCATATGATCGTGTTTGGACACTTGAGGATTTAACGGATGAACAAAAAATGATTGCCAAAACAACAGAGGACTTTGTCAAAAATGAAGTACTCCCAGAAGTTGAATATCTAGAGAATCACGAGTTTAATCGAACGGTTCGGCTTTTAAAAGAAGCTGGGGAATTGGGATTATTAGGTGCCGATGTACCAGAAGAATATGGGGGATTAGGATTAGATAAAATTAGTTCATCCCTCATAACAGAAAAAATGGCACGTGCAGGAGGATTTTCCCTCTCCCATGGAGCACATGTGGGTATAGGATCGCTTCCCATTGTGTTGTTTGGAAATGAAGAACAAAAACAAAAATACTTACCTAAGCTTGCAAATGGTGAAATGCTTGCAGCCTATGCGTTAACAGAACCTGGATCGGGTTCTGATGCACTGGGAGCAAAAACCTCAGCCAATTTGAATCAAGAAGGTACTCACTTTATCCTAAACGGTGAAAAGCAGTGGATTACTAATTCAGGGTTTGCTGATGTTTTCATTGTTTACGCAAAGATAGATGGGGAACATTTTACCGCATTTATCGTCGATCGTGATTTCCCTGGAGTATCAACTGGGGCAGAAGAAAAGAAAATGGGAATTAAAAGCTCTTCGACTAGGACCTTAATCCTTCAAGATGTTCCTGTACCAAAAGAAAACTTGCTTGGGGAACCTGGAAAAGGTCATGTAATTGCCTTTAATATTTTAAATATTGGTCGATACAAACTTGGAGTAGGGGTGGTTGGTGGAGCGAAACGGGCATTTGAGTTAGCAGTCCAGTACGCAAATATGAGGCAACAATTTAAAACACCTATTTCCCAGTTCAATTTGACCAAAGAAAAGCTTGCGACAATGGCAACCAAAATTTATGCGGCTGAAACATCGGTATATCGGACAGTTGGACTATATGAAGAACGAATGGGTCAATTAACGGAGGAACAAGTTAAAAATCCGAAAGAAGTAGCTATCTCCATTTCGGAATATGCGATTGAATGTTCATTAAACAAGTTTTTCGCATCTGAAGTGTTAGATTATGTGGTTGATGAGGGTGTTCAAATCCATGGTGGATATGGCTTTATTCAAGAATATGAAATTGAAAGAGCCTATCGTGACTCCAGAATTAACCGGATCTTTGAAGGGACAAACGAAATTAATAGGTTATTAGTGCCAGGAACCTTCATTCGAAAAGCACTAAAAGGTGAGCTTCCTTTATTACAAAAGGCACAAGTTTTGCAAGAAGAACTAATGATGCTCATTCCAGTAGAACCGGGGGATGAACCACTTGCTCAAGAAAAATATTTAGTAGGGAATGCCAAAAAAATCGGCTTGTTAGCTATTGGATTAGCAGCTCAAAAATTTGGCAGAGAGCTTGAGAAGGAGCAGGAGATATTAGCTAATATTGCTGATATTGTTTCAAGTGCTTACGCAATGGAATCCGTTGTCCTTCGAACGGAAAAGGCAATTGCCAAAACAGGTGTAGAAAAAAGTAAACAAAAGCTGCTCTACACGCAAATCTTTTGTCAAGAAGCCTTTAATAAGATCGAACAAGATGCAAAAGAAACATTGATTGCTGTTGAAAAAGGAGATACACTTCGGATGCTGATTTCATCCCTCCGTAAATATACTCGTCACACACCAATCAATGTGATAGAAAAAAAGCGCGAGGTAGCTGATAGGTTAATTGAGGCAGAAAAGTATTCCGTATAA
- a CDS encoding 3-hydroxyacyl-CoA dehydrogenase/enoyl-CoA hydratase family protein, whose product MIQRIKKAAVLGSGVMGSGIAAHLANIGIPTLLLDIVPKEITEAEQVKGLTLQDKQVRNRFSTEALQKLLNQKPAPLASKRNLSLLEAGNFEDDMERLCEVDWIIEVVVENLTVKKQVFSKVDQYRRPGSIVSSNTSGISIEAMAEGRSNDFQTHFLGTHFFNPPRYLKLLEIIPTKHTDLEVLSFMKKFGEDVLGKGVVTAKDTPNFIANRIGTYGLMVTAQEMLKGGYSIGEVDSITGPLIGRPKSATFRTLDVVGLDTFVHVANNVYDQVDGKEKEVFKVPAFMKEMLQRGWLGSKTGQGFFIKKVKEILELDPHTLEYGPVKKLKTAAIESSKQEKGLSNKMKALVYKEDRAGTLLWNIISPVLVYAAELSGEIADNILAIDQAMKWGFGWEQGPFETWDAIGVEKAVAKMELDGQSIPQWIKEMLAKGYTSFYQNQDGKVSYYQNGEYREIPINPKVINLKQLKKQANKVIKKNSGASLIDLGDGVALLQFHSPNNAIGPDITQMINIAIDEVEKNYKGLVIGNQGKNFCVGANLAMILMEAQDDNIFELDLVVRSFQQAMMKIKYSTKPVVAAPFSMTLGGGTEVCLPAARIQASMETYLGLVETGVGLIPGGGGNKELYIKHLNSYPTGVEVDLQKVANSVFEKVALAKVSTSAEEARESFFLSDSDGISINGDHLIYDAKQAVLELDRKGYKPPLRKKIPVVGETGFALLLLGAQSMFLSGYISEHDLKIAKKLAYVIAGGKLPYGTEVDEQYLLDLERESFLSLVAEPKSQQRMQHMLVKGKPLRN is encoded by the coding sequence TTGATTCAACGGATAAAGAAAGCTGCTGTTTTAGGCTCAGGGGTAATGGGTTCGGGAATCGCTGCCCATCTTGCGAATATTGGAATTCCAACTTTATTGCTGGATATTGTTCCGAAAGAAATAACTGAAGCAGAACAAGTCAAGGGTTTAACCCTTCAGGACAAACAGGTAAGAAATCGCTTTAGTACAGAGGCACTACAAAAATTACTAAACCAAAAACCGGCACCGCTAGCTTCGAAAAGAAATCTTTCCCTGCTCGAGGCTGGGAATTTTGAAGATGATATGGAGCGACTTTGCGAGGTCGATTGGATTATTGAAGTAGTTGTAGAAAACCTGACGGTAAAAAAACAGGTTTTTTCAAAAGTAGATCAATATCGAAGACCTGGTAGTATTGTCAGCTCCAATACATCAGGGATTTCAATTGAAGCGATGGCAGAGGGGCGTTCAAATGATTTCCAAACACACTTCTTGGGGACTCACTTTTTTAATCCACCGAGATATTTAAAGCTACTTGAAATCATTCCAACTAAGCATACAGACCTAGAAGTTCTTTCTTTCATGAAAAAATTTGGTGAAGATGTATTAGGTAAAGGAGTTGTTACGGCAAAGGATACACCGAATTTTATCGCCAACCGAATTGGCACGTATGGCTTAATGGTTACGGCACAGGAAATGTTGAAGGGTGGATACAGTATTGGGGAAGTGGATTCGATTACTGGACCACTTATTGGTAGGCCCAAAAGTGCTACATTCAGAACGCTTGATGTCGTTGGACTTGATACATTTGTTCATGTAGCAAACAACGTTTATGACCAAGTAGACGGTAAAGAGAAAGAAGTGTTTAAAGTTCCAGCGTTTATGAAGGAAATGCTTCAAAGAGGCTGGCTTGGCAGTAAAACTGGTCAAGGATTTTTTATTAAAAAGGTCAAGGAAATTCTTGAACTAGATCCCCATACATTAGAATATGGACCAGTAAAAAAACTTAAGACCGCTGCAATAGAATCCAGCAAACAAGAAAAGGGCCTCAGCAATAAAATGAAAGCGCTTGTTTATAAAGAAGACCGTGCTGGGACATTGCTGTGGAACATAATTAGCCCAGTCCTTGTCTACGCTGCTGAATTATCTGGTGAAATCGCCGACAATATTCTCGCGATTGACCAAGCAATGAAGTGGGGCTTCGGCTGGGAGCAAGGGCCATTTGAAACATGGGATGCCATTGGTGTAGAAAAAGCTGTTGCAAAAATGGAGCTAGATGGGCAATCCATTCCGCAATGGATTAAAGAAATGTTAGCTAAAGGTTATACTTCTTTTTATCAAAATCAGGATGGAAAGGTTTCCTATTATCAAAATGGAGAATACAGAGAAATTCCAATAAATCCCAAGGTCATCAACCTTAAGCAACTAAAAAAACAAGCTAATAAAGTTATTAAAAAAAATAGTGGTGCTAGTCTGATTGATCTTGGCGATGGGGTTGCCCTACTTCAATTCCACTCTCCAAACAATGCGATTGGTCCAGATATTACTCAAATGATTAATATTGCAATCGATGAGGTAGAGAAGAACTATAAAGGGCTGGTAATCGGGAACCAAGGGAAAAATTTCTGTGTTGGTGCAAACCTGGCAATGATCTTGATGGAGGCCCAGGATGACAATATTTTTGAACTAGATTTAGTCGTTCGGAGCTTTCAACAAGCGATGATGAAAATTAAATATAGTACCAAGCCTGTTGTGGCTGCTCCATTTAGTATGACGCTTGGGGGAGGGACAGAGGTTTGTTTACCAGCTGCGCGTATTCAAGCCTCCATGGAAACTTATCTGGGACTTGTTGAAACAGGTGTGGGATTAATCCCTGGTGGCGGCGGGAATAAAGAACTTTATATAAAGCACCTGAATAGCTATCCAACTGGAGTAGAGGTAGATCTGCAAAAGGTGGCTAACAGTGTTTTTGAAAAAGTTGCTTTGGCCAAAGTATCAACCTCAGCTGAGGAGGCGAGGGAATCCTTTTTCCTATCAGACTCGGACGGAATCAGTATTAATGGAGATCATTTAATATACGATGCCAAACAAGCCGTGCTTGAATTAGACAGAAAAGGCTACAAGCCACCCTTACGTAAAAAAATACCGGTAGTTGGGGAAACGGGATTTGCTCTTCTGCTACTTGGTGCTCAATCAATGTTCTTATCTGGCTATATTTCTGAACATGACTTAAAAATCGCCAAAAAATTAGCATACGTGATTGCAGGCGGAAAACTACCCTATGGGACGGAAGTAGATGAACAATATTTATTGGACTTAGAAAGGGAATCCTTCCTAAGTTTAGTTGCCGAACCGAAATCGCAACAAAGAATGCAACATATGTTAGTCAAAGGGAAACCATTACGTAACTAA
- a CDS encoding FecCD family ABC transporter permease, with translation MKQYKSIRGLKGKISFLIDKRSLNIFIGLLLTTAGVFIMSTGLGELKISPFRVLQVFFGGGTEMDRLIIHSFRLPRIIVAMMVGMGLAVAGGILQGMIRNPLASPDILGITGGASVAVVGFLAVFSNESNALTVSIKWLPVAAFVGAAIVAFLVYFLAWKNGVSPIRLVLIGIGIMTLMKALTTLMMVFGPIYQASQANIWITGTVYGSNWNNVYILVPWILFLLMISFIYARNVNIQELGDELAIGVGGSVQRQRFILLMISTGLIGSSVAFAGGIGFVGLMAPHMARRLVGSAFGALLPVSALLGAILVMLADLIGRTVFSPLEVPAGVFTASIGAPYFIYLLFKTKNS, from the coding sequence ATGAAACAGTATAAAAGTATCCGTGGATTAAAGGGAAAGATTTCTTTTTTAATCGATAAACGATCATTAAACATTTTTATCGGCTTATTGCTGACTACTGCTGGGGTATTTATTATGAGTACTGGTCTAGGCGAATTAAAAATCAGTCCATTTAGAGTGCTACAAGTTTTCTTTGGTGGAGGGACTGAGATGGATCGTCTTATTATCCATTCCTTCCGTTTACCAAGGATAATTGTCGCTATGATGGTTGGAATGGGCTTAGCAGTAGCAGGTGGGATCCTCCAAGGGATGATCAGAAATCCGCTGGCTTCTCCCGATATTTTAGGGATTACTGGTGGTGCCTCCGTTGCAGTAGTAGGATTTTTAGCAGTATTTAGTAATGAGAGTAATGCTTTAACCGTAAGTATAAAATGGCTACCCGTTGCAGCTTTTGTTGGGGCAGCCATCGTCGCTTTCCTGGTTTATTTCCTAGCTTGGAAAAATGGTGTATCCCCCATTAGGCTTGTCTTAATTGGTATCGGCATCATGACACTGATGAAAGCTCTGACCACTTTAATGATGGTGTTTGGGCCAATTTATCAAGCAAGTCAGGCAAATATTTGGATAACAGGGACTGTGTATGGTTCTAATTGGAATAATGTCTATATACTTGTTCCTTGGATTTTGTTCTTATTAATGATTTCCTTCATTTATGCAAGAAATGTAAATATTCAAGAGCTTGGTGATGAGCTTGCGATTGGCGTGGGTGGGAGCGTTCAGCGCCAACGCTTTATTTTGTTAATGATAAGTACCGGCCTTATTGGTAGCTCTGTTGCCTTTGCGGGCGGAATTGGATTTGTTGGTTTAATGGCTCCACATATGGCAAGAAGATTAGTCGGTTCAGCTTTTGGGGCGTTGTTACCAGTATCCGCTCTGCTTGGTGCCATATTAGTCATGCTAGCTGATCTAATTGGGAGAACTGTATTTTCACCATTAGAGGTACCGGCAGGTGTGTTTACTGCAAGTATTGGAGCACCATATTTTATTTACCTTTTATTTAAAACAAAAAATTCCTAG
- a CDS encoding proline dehydrogenase family protein codes for MEQLMREFFLFLSKNKSLTKLARKYGLHFGASRFVAGESIGRAVHVIKELNQKGLMVTLDYLGEFVDNEIEANDRVNKTIEAIEVIGREGINSQLSLKMTSMGLDISEDIVLKNMRRILEVASRNDVFVTIDMEDFNRCQKTIDIFKILKSEYAHVGTVIQAYLFRSAFDIEDLNKFSPNLRLVKGAYKESAEVAFPEKKDVDENFKKIIKMHILNGNYTAIATHDDAIIEYTKQIVGEYNIPNERFEFQMLYGIRPERQLMLVQEGYKMRVYVPYGTDWYGYFMRRLAERPANVAFVLKGMLKK; via the coding sequence ATGGAGCAATTAATGAGAGAATTTTTCTTGTTTTTATCAAAAAATAAATCATTAACAAAGCTGGCAAGAAAATATGGCCTCCATTTCGGTGCATCTCGTTTTGTTGCAGGTGAATCGATTGGTCGTGCCGTTCATGTGATTAAGGAACTAAACCAAAAAGGACTAATGGTCACCCTTGACTATCTTGGAGAATTTGTTGACAACGAAATTGAAGCAAATGACAGGGTAAATAAGACAATTGAGGCCATTGAGGTGATAGGGCGCGAAGGGATTAATTCACAGCTTTCGTTAAAAATGACTTCAATGGGTTTAGATATTTCTGAAGATATAGTCTTAAAAAATATGCGGCGAATTCTTGAAGTAGCATCAAGAAATGATGTGTTTGTTACTATTGATATGGAAGATTTTAATCGCTGTCAGAAAACAATCGATATTTTTAAAATACTAAAATCCGAATATGCCCATGTAGGGACGGTTATTCAGGCCTATTTATTCCGATCTGCGTTCGATATCGAGGATTTAAATAAATTTTCTCCAAATCTTCGTTTGGTAAAAGGGGCTTATAAGGAATCTGCAGAAGTTGCCTTCCCAGAAAAAAAGGATGTTGACGAAAACTTTAAGAAAATCATTAAAATGCATATATTAAATGGCAATTATACAGCAATAGCAACTCATGATGACGCGATAATTGAGTATACAAAACAAATTGTGGGTGAATACAATATCCCAAATGAACGGTTTGAATTTCAAATGTTATATGGGATTAGACCGGAAAGACAACTGATGCTTGTACAAGAGGGCTATAAAATGCGTGTCTATGTCCCTTACGGAACGGACTGGTATGGATATTTCATGCGACGTTTAGCTGAGCGCCCAGCCAATGTGGCCTTTGTTTTAAAGGGGATGTTAAAAAAATAA
- a CDS encoding ABC transporter ATP-binding protein gives MMHAIQTEKLTLSYGDSIIINELNLEIPKGEITVFIGGNGCGKSTLLRSVARLLKPKSGTVLLDGAAIASLSTKDVAKKMAILPQSPTAPEGLTVLQLVKQGRYPYQSWLKQWSTEDEEKVNQAFKATGIEHLRDRTVDSLSGGQRQRAWIAMTLAQDTEVLLLDEPTTYLDMTHQIEILDLLFELNERENRTIVMVLHDLNLACRYAHNIVAIKDQKIYAEGKPEYVVNCSMVKNVFDMECQVTVDPLFGTPLCIPYGRGRRIIKEEVVAN, from the coding sequence ATGATGCATGCAATTCAAACAGAAAAACTAACTCTTTCATATGGAGACAGCATCATTATCAATGAGCTTAATCTAGAAATCCCCAAGGGTGAAATTACTGTTTTTATCGGGGGGAATGGCTGTGGTAAATCAACGCTCCTTCGCTCAGTGGCGAGATTGCTTAAACCAAAATCAGGTACAGTTTTGCTTGATGGCGCAGCAATAGCAAGTTTGTCCACAAAGGATGTTGCTAAGAAAATGGCGATACTTCCTCAATCTCCGACTGCACCAGAAGGGTTAACGGTTTTACAGTTAGTAAAGCAAGGGCGTTATCCCTACCAATCATGGTTAAAACAATGGTCAACGGAAGATGAAGAAAAAGTAAATCAAGCTTTTAAGGCTACTGGAATTGAACACTTACGCGATCGCACGGTTGATTCACTATCTGGTGGACAGAGACAACGCGCTTGGATTGCCATGACTTTAGCACAGGACACTGAAGTTCTCCTTTTGGATGAACCAACTACTTATTTAGATATGACCCACCAAATTGAAATCTTGGATTTATTATTTGAACTAAATGAGCGAGAAAATCGAACAATTGTCATGGTGCTTCACGATCTAAATTTAGCCTGTCGTTACGCGCATAATATCGTTGCGATTAAAGATCAAAAAATTTATGCTGAGGGAAAACCTGAGTATGTTGTTAATTGCAGCATGGTGAAAAACGTATTCGATATGGAATGCCAAGTAACAGTTGACCCATTATTTGGAACACCTCTTTGTATTCCCTATGGTAGGGGGAGACGTATTATTAAGGAAGAGGTTGTGGCTAATTAA
- a CDS encoding YuzL family protein, whose translation MAKRKKNPSKAGVSAASVKGDAGPTVELDGGGKVNSQNNQYKK comes from the coding sequence ATGGCCAAACGCAAGAAAAACCCTTCTAAAGCAGGTGTAAGCGCAGCAAGTGTTAAAGGTGATGCCGGTCCTACAGTGGAATTAGACGGTGGCGGAAAAGTAAATAGCCAAAACAACCAGTATAAAAAATAA
- a CDS encoding IucA/IucC family C-terminal-domain containing protein has protein sequence MISKLSEQEISILKGMRFTDRKMESDLSIELQVIYEDDKRLVKYLQNIKQEVGSPNDKVAASIFIKRYAYLAVIYLFSMTAWNKRLNISIPNITIVSAKRDGLWLPCLYLKDLSFNEANRMNREDWRRESVAELFKNHFFPLINCLVKTTKISKIILWENIAIYIFWLYESVLSKNEDSMVRDQAQKDLDFILNDASGALFGDNHQNPLTKYYSKPVLNAELNREIRLRKTCCSSYQLEVYPKMCKTCPRN, from the coding sequence ATGATTAGTAAACTAAGTGAACAAGAAATTTCCATCCTCAAGGGGATGAGGTTTACCGATAGAAAAATGGAATCCGATCTGTCTATTGAATTACAGGTAATATACGAAGATGATAAGAGATTAGTTAAATACTTGCAGAACATAAAACAAGAAGTAGGGTCACCGAATGATAAAGTGGCTGCATCCATCTTTATAAAACGCTATGCCTATTTGGCTGTGATTTACCTTTTTTCGATGACAGCTTGGAATAAACGGTTAAATATTTCAATACCAAATATAACCATTGTATCTGCTAAACGAGATGGCTTATGGCTCCCCTGCTTATATTTGAAGGACCTTTCATTTAACGAGGCAAATAGGATGAATCGGGAGGATTGGCGGCGTGAGTCAGTAGCAGAATTGTTTAAGAACCATTTCTTTCCTTTGATAAATTGCTTGGTCAAGACAACGAAGATATCGAAAATCATCCTTTGGGAAAACATAGCCATTTATATCTTTTGGCTTTATGAATCAGTGCTATCCAAAAATGAAGATTCAATGGTAAGGGATCAAGCGCAAAAGGACCTGGATTTCATCTTGAATGACGCATCGGGTGCCCTATTTGGCGACAATCATCAAAATCCATTAACAAAATATTATTCTAAACCAGTATTAAATGCTGAACTTAACCGAGAAATACGTCTAAGAAAAACGTGTTGTTCTTCTTACCAATTGGAAGTTTATCCAAAAATGTGTAAAACCTGTCCACGAAATTAA